From a single Candidatus Brevundimonas phytovorans genomic region:
- a CDS encoding flagellin, giving the protein MTNSVLTNASALIALQNLNSTNNKLAATQSRVNTGLKVQGAKDNAATWAIAQNQRADTGALEAVKTSMNRATSLADVSLAAGSQISDLLIELREKATAAADPSSTAASRKAYNDEFQSLLKSLNSFAKNATFDGENILNGASTTALDFLANVGGTETISMNRQDMSLVGLNLDTTDFTAPATAFDLLSADNATSALNQVKLALDNANSKLAELGAQSKQIEKHNLFVGKLMDSLEVGIGNLVDADMAKESARLQALQVQQQLGAQALSIANQAPQIILSLFKG; this is encoded by the coding sequence ATGACCAACAGCGTACTCACCAATGCGTCTGCGCTAATCGCGCTCCAGAACCTCAATTCGACGAACAATAAGCTGGCGGCGACCCAGAGCCGCGTGAACACCGGCCTGAAGGTTCAGGGCGCCAAGGACAACGCCGCCACCTGGGCCATCGCCCAGAACCAGCGGGCCGACACCGGGGCCCTGGAAGCGGTCAAGACCAGCATGAACCGCGCCACCTCGCTGGCCGACGTGTCGCTGGCCGCCGGTTCACAGATCTCGGACCTGCTGATCGAGCTGCGTGAAAAGGCCACGGCCGCCGCCGATCCCTCGTCCACGGCCGCCTCGCGCAAGGCCTATAACGACGAGTTCCAGTCGCTGCTGAAGTCGCTCAACTCCTTCGCCAAGAACGCCACCTTCGACGGCGAGAACATCCTGAACGGAGCCAGCACCACGGCCCTGGACTTCCTCGCTAACGTCGGGGGAACCGAAACCATCTCGATGAACCGCCAGGACATGTCCCTGGTGGGGCTGAACCTGGACACGACGGACTTCACAGCGCCGGCGACGGCGTTCGACCTTCTGAGCGCAGACAATGCGACCAGCGCGCTGAACCAGGTCAAGCTGGCGCTGGACAACGCCAACAGCAAGCTGGCCGAACTGGGCGCCCAGTCCAAGCAGATCGAGAAGCACAATCTCTTCGTCGGCAAGCTGATGGACTCGCTGGAAGTCGGCATCGGCAACCTGGTCGACGCGGACATGGCCAAGGAAAGCGCCCGCTTGCAGGCGCTTCAGGTCCAGCAGCAGCTGGGCGCGCAGGCCCTGTCGATCGCCAACCAGGCGCCGCAGATCATCCTGTCCCTGTTCAAGGGCTGA